A genomic window from Winogradskyella sp. J14-2 includes:
- a CDS encoding transposase yields MYKNDKVIRRYSEPFKLKILDELTTGKLNKYQLGKAYGIAPTTINEWIKKYNRKDLMNTRITVKTKDEITRIKALQKEIEQLKKLLLKKDLDALVLDSYLEVAAEDLGYKSVAELKKKLRTKP; encoded by the coding sequence ATGTACAAAAATGACAAAGTAATCAGACGGTATTCAGAACCTTTCAAACTGAAAATTTTAGACGAACTTACAACTGGAAAATTAAACAAGTATCAATTAGGTAAGGCTTATGGAATTGCACCTACCACCATTAATGAATGGATAAAAAAGTACAACCGCAAAGACCTTATGAACACTAGAATAACTGTGAAAACCAAAGACGAAATAACGCGTATCAAAGCACTGCAAAAAGAAATCGAACAGCTTAAAAAACTACTCTTAAAAAAGGATCTGGATGCCTTGGTGCTAGACTCTTACCTAGAAGTTGCAGCTGAAGATCTTGGCTATAAATCCGTGGCCGAACTAAAAAAAAAGTTAAGAACAAAGCCCTGA
- a CDS encoding DUF5063 domain-containing protein, with the protein MQNLTKEIQSLLESKETQDFLKVARGFIELIENKEIKEKEFYPEIHKKLTEIYNAGISLKSVELIHSSEKSEFETFTREKLKEQNVNLISSLGKECFYWEVFDPTYENENEPTQGWLVDDVADIYTDLKEELYKIDQIGTDEAIEDGLWQLKFGFTTHWGNHCVNAIRALHYIYYDGKTTT; encoded by the coding sequence ATGCAAAACTTGACTAAAGAAATACAATCATTACTTGAATCAAAGGAAACTCAAGATTTCCTAAAAGTTGCTCGTGGATTTATTGAACTGATTGAAAATAAAGAAATAAAGGAAAAAGAATTTTATCCTGAAATCCATAAAAAACTGACTGAAATATATAACGCTGGAATTTCTCTGAAATCGGTCGAATTAATTCACTCAAGCGAAAAATCGGAATTTGAAACTTTTACGAGAGAGAAACTAAAAGAACAGAACGTAAATCTGATTTCCTCACTTGGAAAAGAATGTTTTTATTGGGAAGTTTTTGACCCAACTTACGAAAATGAAAACGAGCCAACACAAGGTTGGTTAGTCGATGATGTTGCGGATATTTATACGGATTTAAAAGAAGAACTCTATAAAATAGACCAAATCGGAACAGACGAGGCAATCGAAGATGGACTTTGGCAATTGAAATTCGGATTTACCACTCATTGGGGAAATCATTGTGTGAATGCAATAAGAGCTTTGCACTACATATATTACGATGGAAAAACAACAACGTGA
- a CDS encoding IS3 family transposase encodes MRGRTKKKVKNKALIKAKEKSKGFASLTTITHCFGLKRDAYYKYKSRADKRLRTEQQIIEIVQKRRRSLPREGVRKLVKSLDDEFTKANIKVGRDTLFNVLRKHNMLTLRKKYSSRTTNSLHRFYKYKNIIKDVEVTRPNQVWASDITYIRTVKGFCYLALITDMYSRKIVGYDLSDSLELKGCERALNKAIYQAKDTTGLIHHSDRGIQYCSNVYTQILKRNKIDISMTEENHCYENAMAERVNGILKDEFYLDQSFDNVAHAKTAAKNAINLYNEIRLHLSLDYKTPNMVYKLSA; translated from the coding sequence ATCCGTGGCCGAACTAAAAAAAAAGTTAAGAACAAAGCCCTGATCAAAGCAAAAGAAAAATCTAAGGGATTTGCTTCTTTAACTACTATAACCCATTGTTTTGGGCTAAAACGTGATGCGTACTATAAATACAAATCTAGAGCTGATAAACGTTTAAGAACAGAGCAGCAGATTATTGAAATAGTACAGAAAAGACGCAGATCCCTTCCTAGAGAAGGTGTACGTAAGCTTGTGAAATCATTAGATGATGAGTTTACAAAAGCCAACATTAAAGTTGGTAGAGATACGCTATTTAATGTCCTTAGAAAACATAATATGCTAACACTTAGAAAGAAATACAGCTCAAGAACAACCAATTCATTGCACAGGTTCTACAAGTACAAAAACATCATTAAAGATGTAGAGGTAACCAGGCCTAACCAAGTTTGGGCATCAGACATTACTTATATAAGAACAGTAAAAGGTTTTTGTTACCTAGCACTCATTACAGATATGTACAGCCGTAAAATAGTTGGCTACGATCTTAGTGATAGCCTTGAACTAAAAGGTTGCGAGAGAGCTTTGAACAAAGCTATATATCAAGCTAAAGACACTACTGGACTTATACACCATTCCGATAGAGGCATACAGTATTGTAGCAATGTTTACACGCAAATACTTAAAAGAAATAAGATAGATATCAGTATGACCGAGGAAAACCATTGTTACGAGAACGCTATGGCAGAGCGTGTAAACGGCATCTTAAAAGATGAATTTTATCTCGACCAATCCTTTGATAACGTGGCTCACGCAAAAACAGCTGCAAAAAATGCAATTAATCTATACAACGAAATAAGATTACATTTATCTTTAGACTATAAAACACCGAATATGGTATATAAATTATCAGCTTAA